In Verrucomicrobiota bacterium, a single genomic region encodes these proteins:
- the aroE gene encoding shikimate dehydrogenase, with product MSNAPEIFASQDLTGGGEIFSKLNPPARLAVFGDPVAHSASPPMHNAALRERHHQLQYVRIRVTPEELPQALQNLTSAGFLGTSLTIPHKQAALPFMDQVSREAQLMGAINTVAVRDGKLHGYNTDGPGLSAAILEEFGIPLKERRVLILGGAGGAGRAITVQCALEGSPSVIIANRNKEKGDLLAQEIQEHLDFTISSIPKTTESLGLAMKSVDLIVNATPLGMKEDDPSPLPEGLITKDHLVYDTVYSGGETALLKQARSAGARCAAGFSMLLHQGALQNSLWFGKPAPIDVMRIALQGITT from the coding sequence ATGAGTAATGCTCCGGAGATCTTCGCTTCCCAGGATCTCACCGGAGGTGGTGAGATCTTTAGTAAGCTCAATCCTCCGGCACGTCTTGCGGTCTTTGGGGATCCCGTAGCCCACTCGGCCTCGCCGCCGATGCACAATGCCGCACTCAGGGAGCGGCACCACCAACTTCAGTACGTGCGCATCCGCGTCACTCCGGAAGAACTGCCACAGGCGCTGCAGAATCTCACCTCAGCGGGATTCCTCGGAACCAGCCTCACTATTCCTCACAAGCAGGCGGCACTTCCTTTCATGGATCAGGTGAGCCGTGAAGCTCAACTCATGGGAGCCATCAATACCGTGGCCGTCCGTGATGGAAAGCTGCATGGGTACAACACCGATGGTCCAGGCCTCTCGGCCGCGATCCTCGAGGAATTCGGCATCCCGCTGAAGGAACGCCGCGTTCTGATCCTCGGCGGTGCGGGTGGTGCGGGAAGAGCGATCACCGTCCAATGCGCACTGGAAGGATCTCCCTCCGTCATCATTGCTAATCGAAACAAGGAAAAGGGAGATCTTCTGGCGCAAGAGATTCAGGAGCATTTGGATTTTACAATCTCCTCGATTCCGAAGACTACCGAATCGCTGGGTCTTGCTATGAAATCCGTCGATCTTATCGTCAATGCTACACCTCTCGGCATGAAGGAGGACGATCCCTCCCCTCTCCCTGAAGGCCTCATAACCAAGGATCACCTCGTCTACGACACCGTCTACAGTGGCGGCGAGACAGCCCTGCTGAAACAGGCGCGGTCAGCAGGCGCCCGTTGCGCCGCCGGCTTCTCAATGCTCCTGCACCAGGGAGCCCTTCAGAACTCCCTCTGGTTCGGAAAGCCCGCTCCTATAGATGTGATGAGAATCGCTCTTCAGGGGATCACTACCTAG
- a CDS encoding AbrB/MazE/SpoVT family DNA-binding domain-containing protein codes for MTAIAVSKRWTITLPPEIRKGLGLEGADHPMMLLELRDGGVFMHPAAAMPVRDIPLKQMQSWIAADEADAERFWKSASKKRLPKASKKRTSLK; via the coding sequence ATGACCGCAATTGCCGTTTCTAAGCGTTGGACCATCACTCTTCCACCTGAGATCAGAAAGGGACTTGGGCTGGAAGGAGCTGATCATCCCATGATGCTCTTGGAACTTCGTGATGGCGGGGTCTTCATGCATCCCGCTGCTGCCATGCCGGTGCGTGACATCCCCCTTAAGCAGATGCAGTCCTGGATCGCAGCAGACGAAGCCGATGCTGAACGATTCTGGAAGAGTGCATCCAAAAAGAGGCTGCCTAAAGCCTCTAAAAAGCGCACCTCACTTAAGTAA
- a CDS encoding PIN domain-containing protein: MRLFLDSSVLLSAAGSEKSLSRLIVTIAEESEWELVTAFYCRDETSRNIGKFPPKASKTWKDLQDDLSFTPNALTSNRPLLLSASKDKPVLISALAAKCDVLLTLDTGDFGILIDTKVYGMLVTTPRSFLIAQGLG; this comes from the coding sequence GTGAGGCTCTTTCTCGACAGCAGCGTCCTGCTTTCCGCGGCAGGATCGGAGAAATCACTCTCCAGACTGATTGTCACTATCGCTGAGGAATCTGAATGGGAACTGGTGACGGCTTTCTACTGCCGGGATGAGACCAGTCGAAATATAGGTAAATTTCCACCCAAGGCTTCAAAAACATGGAAAGACTTGCAGGATGATCTCTCCTTCACCCCAAATGCCCTGACTAGCAATCGCCCGCTTCTCCTCTCAGCATCAAAGGATAAACCGGTTCTGATCTCAGCCTTGGCAGCCAAATGCGATGTTCTCCTGACGCTCGATACAGGCGACTTTGGGATTCTCATCGATACCAAAGTCTACGGGATGCTGGTGACCACTCCCCGATCCTTTCTCATCGCTCAGGGCTTGGGTTAA
- a CDS encoding bifunctional riboflavin kinase/FAD synthetase yields the protein MNILHSIKDLSTLKGPIVLAAGTFDGVHLGHQALIRRAMEEASACGGTAVVMTFDRHPASLLRPEKAPKLLTRNKQKIALLEGMEVSALLMLEFTRELAGVPARDFITSLAASSPLHAICVGSQWSFGKGGEGNVDLLKELGAERTFEVIQIDPVMAADSPISSTRIRKAIASGDFAEVEACLGRPFRLTGQVVRGAGLGATIGFPTANLDVDGMQLPPNGVYAVKVFRSSDLLNGVCNIGLRPTVDTSATTPTVEVHLFDCSADLVGEELSLEFVQFLRGEEKFAGLEELKTQIARDCDRARSFDF from the coding sequence GTGAATATTCTTCACTCTATAAAAGATCTTTCCACGTTAAAGGGGCCGATTGTCCTCGCGGCGGGGACGTTCGACGGGGTGCATCTCGGCCATCAGGCCCTGATCCGACGGGCGATGGAGGAGGCCTCTGCCTGCGGAGGGACGGCCGTCGTGATGACCTTCGACCGCCATCCGGCATCTTTACTCCGTCCCGAGAAGGCTCCGAAACTCCTGACTCGCAATAAGCAGAAAATCGCGCTTCTGGAAGGAATGGAAGTTTCTGCTCTTCTGATGCTGGAGTTCACCCGCGAGCTGGCCGGGGTTCCCGCGCGGGACTTCATCACGTCGCTCGCGGCGTCTTCCCCGCTTCACGCAATCTGCGTGGGATCTCAATGGTCCTTTGGTAAGGGAGGTGAGGGGAATGTTGATCTTTTGAAGGAACTCGGTGCGGAGCGAACATTCGAGGTCATCCAGATTGATCCGGTGATGGCCGCTGATTCACCAATCAGCAGCACCCGGATCAGGAAGGCGATCGCTTCGGGTGATTTCGCGGAGGTGGAGGCGTGCCTCGGTCGACCGTTTCGCCTCACGGGGCAAGTGGTGAGAGGTGCCGGTCTTGGAGCCACGATCGGTTTCCCGACCGCGAATCTCGATGTCGACGGGATGCAGTTGCCGCCGAATGGCGTCTACGCCGTGAAGGTCTTCCGCAGTTCAGATCTACTCAATGGTGTCTGCAACATCGGCCTCCGTCCGACCGTCGATACCTCGGCCACGACACCCACCGTCGAGGTTCATCTCTTCGATTGTTCAGCTGATCTTGTCGGCGAGGAACTCTCGCTGGAATTCGTGCAATTCCTTCGGGGGGAGGAAAAGTTTGCGGGGCTGGAGGAGTTGAAGACCCAAATCGCCCGAGACTGCGACAGGGCTCGGTCTTTTGATTTCTAG
- the truB gene encoding tRNA pseudouridine(55) synthase TruB, with the protein MCADSLIDGVLPIDKAPGMTSHDVVAIARKVLGTKKIGHCGTLDPMATGLLLLTLGKGTKIQDLIMSEDKEYEGTMKFGVMTDSQDADGEITETRQVPEFTQEQIEAAFAKYDGDFYQTPPMVSAIKKDGVALYKLARQGKTVEREPRFVHIYAHHILGMRLPEVDFRVVCSKGFYVRTYAFDIGNDLGCGAHLNSLRRTKSGRFDVSMAFPAADLKTAPREAILEKLLTLPQVSRLRGA; encoded by the coding sequence ATGTGTGCTGATTCCCTGATTGATGGTGTGCTTCCGATTGACAAAGCCCCTGGCATGACCTCTCACGATGTCGTGGCGATCGCCCGCAAGGTGCTCGGAACAAAAAAGATCGGCCATTGCGGCACCCTGGATCCGATGGCCACCGGCCTCCTGCTTCTGACCCTCGGCAAGGGCACCAAGATCCAGGACCTGATCATGAGCGAGGACAAGGAGTATGAGGGGACGATGAAGTTCGGAGTGATGACGGATTCCCAGGACGCGGACGGGGAGATCACGGAGACTCGTCAGGTTCCCGAGTTCACCCAGGAACAGATAGAGGCCGCCTTTGCCAAATATGATGGTGATTTCTACCAGACCCCCCCCATGGTTTCGGCGATCAAGAAAGACGGAGTCGCCCTCTACAAGCTGGCCCGTCAGGGTAAGACGGTAGAAAGAGAGCCCCGATTCGTTCATATCTACGCCCATCACATCCTCGGGATGAGATTGCCAGAGGTTGATTTCCGGGTGGTCTGCAGCAAGGGATTCTATGTCAGGACCTATGCCTTCGATATCGGGAACGATCTTGGATGCGGCGCCCATCTCAATTCCCTCCGCCGCACTAAGTCGGGGAGGTTCGACGTGAGCATGGCCTTTCCAGCCGCCGATCTCAAGACCGCTCCCCGCGAAGCGATCCTGGAAAAACTCCTGACCCTCCCGCAAGTCTCCCGCCTACGCGGAGCGTAG
- a CDS encoding bifunctional oligoribonuclease/PAP phosphatase NrnA, whose amino-acid sequence MKNVAFPEIREALRSRKRILVASHLRPDPDAYGSAIAAALWLRSEGHEVTIWNEDGMLEKYAFLPSSELVTAPPAECVSFDAVLALDTSVKNRLGTVLDTVAGSPLWICIDHHKSNEGYADLNLIDPSRPATAQILAEAFLSEGITITPEMATNLFAAISTDTGSFQYEGTSDQTYEVGAELIRLGVNVAELSRSLYENQPRRRLELLKHALVNARFTSHDRVASFALSLADVEKLGVIPEDNEGIIDNLRSVEGVKAAAFFEEMPDNMVRLSLRSKDPSFDACNLCRQFGGGGHPMASGARIKGSFADVQETVLKVIDSALGSSTTTV is encoded by the coding sequence ATGAAAAACGTCGCTTTCCCGGAAATTAGGGAGGCTCTCCGGAGCCGGAAACGCATTCTGGTAGCCAGTCATCTCCGTCCTGATCCGGATGCCTATGGATCGGCGATTGCGGCAGCACTCTGGCTTCGCTCCGAGGGACACGAGGTCACCATCTGGAACGAGGATGGCATGTTGGAGAAGTATGCGTTCTTGCCCTCCTCGGAACTCGTGACAGCACCTCCTGCGGAATGTGTCTCTTTCGACGCTGTACTGGCTCTCGACACCTCGGTTAAAAACCGTCTCGGCACCGTGCTGGATACTGTCGCCGGCTCTCCTCTCTGGATCTGCATCGACCATCACAAGAGCAATGAGGGCTATGCCGATCTGAATCTTATCGACCCCTCACGACCTGCGACCGCACAGATCCTTGCTGAGGCCTTTCTGAGCGAAGGAATCACGATCACTCCCGAGATGGCGACCAACCTCTTTGCCGCTATTTCCACGGATACAGGCTCTTTCCAGTACGAAGGAACAAGTGATCAAACCTACGAGGTCGGCGCCGAGTTGATCAGGCTCGGAGTGAATGTGGCGGAACTCTCGCGTTCGCTTTACGAGAATCAGCCTCGCCGCCGGCTGGAACTCCTCAAACATGCTTTGGTGAACGCGCGTTTCACCAGTCATGACAGGGTGGCCAGCTTCGCTCTTTCTCTCGCCGACGTGGAGAAGTTGGGGGTTATTCCCGAGGATAACGAGGGGATCATCGACAACCTTCGTTCTGTCGAGGGAGTCAAGGCCGCCGCCTTCTTTGAGGAAATGCCGGACAATATGGTGAGGCTTAGCCTTCGCTCCAAGGATCCGAGTTTTGATGCCTGCAATCTCTGCCGTCAGTTCGGTGGTGGCGGCCATCCCATGGCCTCGGGAGCACGTATCAAGGGATCGTTCGCCGATGTGCAGGAGACGGTTCTTAAGGTCATTGATTCTGCCCTTGGTTCCTCCACAACTACTGTCTGA
- the rbfA gene encoding 30S ribosome-binding factor RbfA: protein MSLRMLRVCELLKRELGTIIGREMKFEAPLVSVRAVDVTPDLKQAHVAISAIGTKWQKEQAILKLTEKRQHLQHELSRRVILKYTPHLHFDLDESIERGTRVLSLLEEIEATLPPDEPTEEIDSGGSDNSKG, encoded by the coding sequence ATGAGCCTACGAATGCTACGGGTCTGCGAGCTGCTCAAGCGCGAGCTTGGGACGATTATTGGCCGTGAGATGAAGTTTGAGGCTCCTCTGGTTTCCGTGCGGGCTGTGGATGTCACGCCTGATCTCAAGCAGGCCCATGTCGCCATCAGCGCCATCGGTACGAAGTGGCAGAAAGAACAGGCTATTCTGAAGCTTACGGAAAAACGCCAGCACCTTCAGCATGAGCTTTCACGCAGGGTGATCCTCAAATACACGCCGCATCTGCACTTCGATCTGGACGAGTCGATCGAGCGAGGGACCCGCGTTCTGAGCTTGCTGGAAGAGATCGAGGCGACACTCCCCCCTGACGAGCCAACCGAAGAGATCGATTCTGGGGGTTCTGATAATTCGAAGGGATGA
- the infB gene encoding translation initiation factor IF-2, whose translation MVSKVNTSKSTASKGAPAKTSKSAGSKSPSRASRAGTVSGARGAFRGKTAPAVPVAEPSEPAKVFIKTADLPTLSLIDEPAPKKRVVSKGKALPRIGEEEHAASTPLPIPASDIPSEEEVEDEAIVIADDNRRVIHIKPPILIKELATQMEVPAFKIIKDLMGMQIFANINQSVEPEIASKLCDIYGLLFEREKRVSGGGVHKEEKIVVEPPKPVEEKSEANKPRGPIITFMGHVDHGKTSLLDAIRRAKVASGEAGGITQRIGAYSIEWKGHPITFIDTPGHAAFSAMRARGANVTDVVVLVVAADDGLMPQTLEALSHAQAAKVTIMVAINKCDLKTANIDRVKQQLQDKGLVPEDWGGDTVVCEVSAATGNGIDNLLEMMSLQAEVLELKANPDQPARASVIEAQVEAGRGPTAVVIVNNGTLRVGDAFICGNYWGKVKQLINEDGEAFKSAGPAIPAKVLGLSGLPSAGDELVVMENERSARQLSEERLGAHRQEKLAAPRRATLENLFANLEAEQKKVLQIVLKADMQGSLEAIIGMLSDIPQEKIDLKIIHSAVGPITESDVLLAGASDAIIIGFGVKVENSSNNAARKEGVQIKLFSIIYELADQMREAMTGLLDPEVREAIIGHAEVKQIFDLSRGMVAGSIVTDGRISRTARARVLRRRQAVYDGGLSTLRRFTEDVKEVRAGVECGIRLGDFSEYEVGDIIECYTLEKVAQAL comes from the coding sequence ATGGTCTCCAAAGTCAACACTTCCAAATCCACCGCTTCCAAGGGAGCTCCAGCTAAAACCTCCAAATCGGCAGGCTCGAAGTCACCTTCACGGGCATCGAGAGCAGGCACGGTCTCAGGGGCGCGCGGAGCCTTCAGGGGGAAGACTGCTCCTGCAGTGCCTGTCGCCGAGCCGAGCGAGCCAGCCAAGGTTTTCATTAAGACTGCGGATCTCCCGACTCTTTCCCTGATCGATGAACCGGCTCCCAAGAAAAGAGTGGTTTCCAAAGGGAAAGCTCTCCCCCGCATCGGCGAGGAGGAGCATGCCGCCTCGACGCCATTACCTATTCCCGCGAGCGATATTCCCTCCGAGGAGGAGGTCGAGGATGAAGCCATTGTCATCGCGGATGACAATCGCCGGGTGATCCACATCAAGCCGCCGATCCTGATCAAGGAGCTGGCGACTCAGATGGAGGTGCCCGCCTTCAAGATCATCAAGGATCTGATGGGGATGCAGATCTTCGCAAACATCAATCAGTCTGTCGAACCGGAGATCGCCTCAAAGCTTTGCGATATTTACGGACTGCTCTTCGAGCGCGAAAAGAGGGTCTCCGGCGGCGGCGTCCACAAGGAGGAGAAGATCGTTGTCGAACCACCCAAGCCGGTTGAGGAGAAGTCTGAGGCTAATAAACCTCGCGGACCTATCATTACCTTCATGGGACATGTCGATCACGGCAAGACCTCCTTGCTCGACGCGATCCGTCGTGCCAAGGTAGCTTCCGGCGAGGCGGGTGGCATCACCCAGCGCATCGGTGCCTATTCTATCGAATGGAAGGGCCATCCCATCACCTTCATCGATACTCCGGGTCACGCAGCCTTCTCAGCCATGCGTGCACGGGGTGCGAATGTCACGGACGTCGTTGTCCTCGTGGTGGCCGCCGATGATGGGCTCATGCCCCAGACTCTCGAGGCGCTCAGTCATGCGCAGGCAGCAAAGGTCACCATCATGGTGGCGATCAACAAGTGTGATCTCAAGACCGCCAATATCGACCGTGTGAAGCAGCAGCTCCAAGACAAGGGGCTCGTGCCCGAGGATTGGGGCGGCGACACAGTTGTCTGCGAGGTTTCAGCCGCAACGGGCAACGGTATCGATAACCTGCTTGAAATGATGTCCCTTCAGGCCGAGGTTCTGGAACTCAAGGCCAACCCCGATCAGCCGGCCCGCGCCAGTGTGATCGAGGCTCAGGTCGAGGCAGGCCGAGGCCCCACCGCGGTTGTCATTGTCAATAACGGCACACTGCGCGTCGGTGACGCATTCATCTGCGGAAACTACTGGGGCAAGGTGAAGCAGCTGATCAACGAGGATGGAGAAGCCTTCAAGAGCGCCGGACCGGCCATTCCGGCCAAGGTTCTCGGACTGAGCGGACTGCCCAGTGCCGGTGACGAGCTTGTCGTCATGGAGAACGAGCGCTCTGCCCGCCAATTGAGCGAGGAGCGTCTTGGCGCTCATCGCCAGGAAAAGCTTGCCGCTCCTAGACGTGCCACTCTTGAGAATCTCTTCGCGAATCTGGAGGCGGAACAAAAGAAGGTTCTTCAGATCGTTCTCAAGGCCGATATGCAGGGATCGCTCGAGGCGATCATCGGCATGCTTTCTGACATTCCCCAGGAGAAGATTGACCTCAAGATCATCCACTCTGCCGTCGGGCCGATTACCGAGAGCGATGTCCTGCTGGCCGGTGCCTCAGACGCCATCATCATCGGCTTCGGGGTCAAGGTGGAGAACAGCTCCAACAATGCCGCCCGCAAGGAGGGCGTGCAGATCAAACTCTTCAGTATCATCTACGAGCTTGCCGACCAGATGCGCGAGGCGATGACGGGACTCCTTGATCCGGAAGTTCGCGAAGCCATCATCGGTCACGCCGAGGTGAAGCAGATCTTCGACCTTTCCCGAGGTATGGTCGCTGGAAGTATTGTCACCGACGGTCGGATCTCGCGTACTGCCCGTGCCCGTGTTCTGCGCCGCCGTCAGGCGGTCTACGACGGCGGTCTCTCAACGCTTCGGCGCTTCACCGAGGACGTCAAGGAAGTCCGGGCGGGTGTCGAGTGCGGTATCCGTCTTGGGGATTTCTCTGAGTACGAAGTCGGCGACATTATCGAGTGCTATACGCTCGAGAAGGTGGCCCAGGCGCTCTGA
- the nusA gene encoding transcription termination factor NusA has translation MNSEFIAMLDYLEREKGIKREVLIEAISSALVAASKKSFSCSRDVRVDINPKSGAIRAFAKPLVVETITNPQEEITLAKAQLVDKEAQIGGSVEIEVTPRDFGRIAAQTARQAIAQRIRQIEKEMIYEEFKDRAGEIVSGTVRRFDRSDVVLDLGKFEGIMPSRERVTTEEYNIGDRIRAYVVAVENGARGPEIILSRSHPNFIRRLFEIEVSEIADHTVELRSIAREAGFRTKIAVHSSNDKVDPVGACVGMRGARVKNIVRELNNEKVDIIRWYEDPKEFAREALKPARIRSIEVDEAAHTLRIAIEKEDLALAIGKRGQNARLTSRLTGWEIDIQEDRSAAQAFEQQMGGAAQQLATMLGITEDEAKSLAAGGMNSVEVVVTAEASDIDGILECGAEKAEAILAAAKNQVSAKGQAAA, from the coding sequence ATGAACTCTGAATTTATTGCCATGCTCGATTATCTCGAGCGTGAAAAAGGTATCAAACGCGAGGTCCTCATTGAGGCGATCTCTTCGGCTCTAGTTGCCGCGTCAAAGAAGAGCTTCTCCTGTTCACGCGACGTGCGAGTCGATATTAACCCCAAGAGTGGTGCGATCCGCGCTTTTGCGAAGCCGCTCGTTGTTGAGACCATTACAAATCCTCAGGAAGAGATTACCCTCGCTAAGGCGCAGTTGGTCGACAAGGAGGCTCAGATCGGTGGATCAGTAGAGATTGAGGTGACTCCCCGTGACTTCGGTCGTATTGCCGCGCAGACGGCCCGCCAGGCGATTGCCCAGCGCATCCGCCAGATTGAGAAGGAGATGATCTACGAAGAGTTCAAGGACAGGGCAGGCGAGATTGTCAGCGGCACCGTGCGTCGATTCGACCGCAGTGATGTCGTTCTGGATCTCGGGAAGTTCGAGGGGATCATGCCCTCGCGTGAGCGTGTGACCACGGAGGAATACAATATTGGAGACCGGATCCGTGCCTATGTCGTTGCCGTTGAGAACGGCGCTCGCGGCCCCGAGATCATCCTCTCCCGCAGTCATCCTAACTTCATCCGTCGTCTTTTCGAGATTGAGGTCAGCGAGATCGCCGATCATACGGTCGAGCTCCGCTCTATTGCCCGTGAAGCCGGTTTCCGCACTAAGATTGCGGTTCATAGCTCCAATGACAAGGTTGACCCGGTGGGTGCCTGTGTCGGTATGCGCGGAGCCCGAGTGAAGAACATTGTCCGTGAGCTCAATAACGAGAAGGTGGACATCATTCGTTGGTATGAGGATCCGAAGGAATTCGCCCGTGAGGCTCTCAAGCCGGCCCGTATCCGTAGCATTGAGGTTGACGAGGCCGCCCACACTCTTCGTATCGCCATCGAGAAAGAGGATCTTGCGTTGGCCATCGGCAAGCGCGGCCAGAATGCCCGTCTCACTTCCCGCCTGACCGGCTGGGAAATCGACATCCAGGAGGATCGCTCCGCTGCCCAGGCTTTTGAACAGCAGATGGGTGGAGCCGCGCAGCAGCTAGCCACGATGCTCGGGATCACCGAGGATGAGGCCAAGTCTCTGGCCGCCGGTGGTATGAATTCTGTCGAGGTGGTCGTCACAGCAGAAGCCTCCGATATCGACGGGATCCTCGAATGCGGTGCGGAGAAGGCGGAAGCCATCCTTGCAGCCGCTAAGAACCAAGTCTCCGCCAAAGGGCAGGCAGCGGCTTAA
- a CDS encoding glycosyltransferase family 39 protein, whose product MSESSPHPNSTSASASSTLLTQPVSWLNSTRWFWGILALVTFWKFIAAWKLGLIFDECYYWEWSCHPQACYFDHPPLTAWLIDSARMFLGHTTLAVRFWAILSGILLSLAGRELGKDLFGQAAGNRAGILLLLAPIFAGNALLMTPDTFLVPAWAFAVLFAWRGYREGGSMGWWAAAGTAAGIGMLSKYTMVLYYGALLMLWVLSPGRRPQLLPGMMVAGLLSLLIFLPVLWWNSHHDWVSFTHQLHHGFRNEHSTLINFQNLGDYSAFLVVLVSPILGLLCFLTAATRMRDPRFRFLGVFFWTVVLFFGYSAAKAHIEANWPMTAFITALVMVAGDWENYGAGWRKAAIIILLIADIGAVIGVSNLLLPKNSPFSVRNFAPDLSFMEKVPGLSKLEAPAKQGLSDFQTRIEEFLGPETVARTIEENFRSSGADFICLSTYQLTGVMSFYAPTLESQLWLPDHGRSRFPWINDTAWAGKTALLAAWPRLYNCSQDLFSEFSTQHPVLVPGTRSPLFLSIGKSYKPENARP is encoded by the coding sequence ATGTCCGAATCCTCCCCTCATCCTAACTCTACCTCTGCCTCCGCCTCTTCGACCCTGCTCACTCAGCCTGTGTCTTGGCTCAACTCCACCCGATGGTTCTGGGGAATCCTCGCTCTGGTTACCTTCTGGAAGTTCATTGCCGCCTGGAAATTGGGTCTAATTTTTGATGAGTGCTACTACTGGGAATGGTCGTGCCATCCCCAAGCCTGCTACTTCGACCATCCCCCCCTCACCGCATGGCTGATTGACTCGGCCCGCATGTTTCTAGGCCACACAACGCTGGCCGTCCGTTTCTGGGCTATTCTTTCCGGCATTCTCCTTTCCCTTGCTGGTCGGGAGCTGGGTAAGGATCTCTTCGGCCAGGCGGCGGGAAACCGGGCGGGTATCCTCCTTCTTCTGGCTCCGATCTTTGCGGGGAATGCCCTGTTGATGACCCCCGACACATTCCTTGTTCCTGCCTGGGCCTTCGCGGTTCTCTTTGCCTGGCGGGGATATAGGGAGGGTGGCAGCATGGGATGGTGGGCTGCCGCCGGCACAGCGGCAGGCATCGGAATGCTCTCCAAGTACACCATGGTGCTCTATTATGGTGCCCTCCTGATGCTTTGGGTGCTCAGTCCCGGCAGACGGCCTCAGCTCCTCCCCGGCATGATGGTTGCAGGGCTTCTCTCTCTCCTGATCTTTTTGCCAGTGCTCTGGTGGAACAGCCACCACGACTGGGTCTCGTTCACCCATCAGCTTCATCATGGATTCAGAAACGAGCATTCCACATTAATCAATTTCCAGAACCTCGGCGACTACAGCGCCTTCCTTGTTGTCTTGGTCTCACCGATACTGGGGCTTCTCTGTTTCCTGACAGCCGCAACACGTATGCGCGATCCGCGCTTCCGCTTTCTAGGGGTCTTTTTCTGGACTGTGGTACTCTTCTTCGGATACTCCGCGGCCAAGGCCCACATTGAGGCAAACTGGCCCATGACCGCTTTCATCACAGCTCTGGTGATGGTTGCCGGGGATTGGGAGAACTATGGAGCAGGATGGAGAAAGGCGGCCATCATCATCCTGCTCATCGCCGACATCGGCGCCGTGATCGGTGTCTCCAACTTACTTCTTCCCAAGAATTCACCGTTCTCCGTCAGGAATTTCGCTCCCGATCTTTCCTTCATGGAGAAGGTCCCCGGCTTGTCTAAGCTAGAGGCTCCGGCAAAGCAGGGATTGTCCGATTTCCAGACACGGATCGAAGAGTTCCTAGGGCCAGAGACCGTCGCCCGTACGATCGAGGAAAACTTCCGCTCCTCGGGGGCTGATTTCATCTGTCTCTCCACCTATCAATTGACCGGCGTGATGTCCTTCTATGCCCCGACACTGGAGTCGCAACTCTGGCTCCCGGATCACGGCCGCAGCCGCTTCCCATGGATCAACGACACGGCTTGGGCCGGAAAGACAGCGCTCCTGGCAGCATGGCCGCGTCTTTATAACTGCTCTCAAGATCTCTTCTCTGAGTTTTCAACACAACATCCCGTGCTGGTACCCGGCACCAGAAGCCCGCTCTTCCTCTCAATCGGAAAATCCTACAAGCCCGAAAACGCGCGTCCCTAG